In Asanoa sp. WMMD1127, one genomic interval encodes:
- a CDS encoding PQQ-dependent sugar dehydrogenase, with amino-acid sequence MTRPRRLLRTVLAAALVAGGLAALGPAGPAAATTLPSGFQEQIVFSGLSQPTNIEFSPDGRVFVAEKGGRVKVYDNLADPTPTVFADLSTNVFNVWDRGLLGLALPPDFPANPYVYVLYTYDAPPGQTAPYWNDNCGDANNGQCVVQGRLSRLQAAGNVMTGAEQVLITDWCQQFPSHSIGDLKFGADGMLYVSAGDGASFSATDYGQLGNPRNPCADPPSGVGGTMNPPTAEGGALRSQDVRSTGDPTGLDGTVLRLNPATGAAAAGNPLAGSADANARRIVANGLRNPFRLTMRPGTNEVWSGDVGWNVWEEINRVSNPTAGVTNFGWPCYEGMGIMGSYDSANLNLCESLYSGGGHTQPYYTYHHSGAVVPGENCGNGGDAVSGLAFYPSSGGNYPAAYAGGLFFADYSRNCIWAMKPATAGGLPSTGAIEAFGQAAAGPVDLAVGPGDELYYVDLGGTVRRIRYFPGNQPPSATFSATPVVGQPLRVAFDGSASTDADPADQGRLTYAWDFTNDGSTDATGATAAFTYAAAGSYTAKLTVTDTLGATDTHLVTIQPGRTAPVAAIDTPAATTTWKVGDSIGFTGHATDAEQGTLPASALSWRLRMHHCESVGNCHIHEVQQWSGVASGTFVAPDHDYPSYLELELTATDADGLSNTVSRQLDPKTVDLTFRTNPAGLQLNVGPFTGTTPFTRTVIQGSTNTVSAPSPQSASGSINTFASWSDGGANSHVITAPTAPATYTATFTSAAGCADSFGYVCTTQTGQPFAAADGPVLPLTGDDAVTQVAMPFPFRLYGQEYGNAWVSTNGFVSFVDPAGALGANGPLPSTAVPNAAVYPFWDDLVQRADSTVRTGVSGSAPNRKFTVEWRNSGYYGSSSARIRVSAVFGEDGSITYHYADLSTNDREEGNSATVGIEDASGTVGLAYSVDQPVLRDGTTVTFSPPGGTPPPTSGTISGVVSANGGPLAGATLTLSPSGRTATSAANGGYQFTAVPPGPYTVSGTAPGGFTGSANVTVTAGGTHTANLTLTGLPPGSGDYTKTTQARPYVSTADGTVLPLTGDDAVAQVTLPFGFEFYGQQQNTAWVSTNGVLSFVNPNGATPDNTAIPAAALPNAALYPYWDDLVQRTGSAVRTKVVGSAPNRQFVVDWFNTGMYGSSSARISAQVVLSESGEIAFNYADLATSARERGDSATVGIEDAAGANAVQHSFNQGVLSNGTAVVFTPN; translated from the coding sequence ATGACGCGCCCACGACGTCTGCTGCGCACGGTGCTCGCCGCGGCGTTGGTCGCCGGGGGGCTGGCGGCCCTGGGTCCGGCCGGGCCGGCCGCGGCGACGACGCTGCCGAGCGGCTTCCAGGAACAGATCGTGTTCAGCGGTCTGAGCCAGCCGACCAACATCGAGTTCTCCCCCGACGGCCGCGTCTTCGTCGCCGAGAAGGGCGGCCGGGTCAAGGTCTACGACAACCTGGCCGACCCGACCCCGACGGTCTTCGCCGACCTGTCCACCAACGTCTTCAACGTGTGGGACCGCGGCCTGCTGGGCCTCGCGCTGCCGCCGGACTTCCCGGCGAACCCGTACGTATACGTGCTTTACACCTACGACGCCCCGCCCGGCCAGACGGCGCCGTACTGGAACGACAACTGCGGCGACGCCAACAACGGGCAGTGCGTGGTGCAGGGCAGGCTGTCCCGGCTGCAGGCCGCCGGCAACGTGATGACCGGTGCCGAGCAGGTGCTCATCACCGACTGGTGCCAGCAGTTCCCGAGCCACTCGATCGGCGACCTCAAGTTCGGCGCCGACGGCATGCTCTACGTCAGCGCCGGAGACGGCGCCAGCTTCAGCGCCACCGACTACGGCCAGCTCGGCAACCCCCGCAACCCGTGCGCCGACCCGCCGTCCGGCGTCGGCGGCACGATGAACCCGCCGACCGCCGAGGGTGGCGCGCTGCGCTCCCAGGACGTCCGCTCGACCGGCGACCCCACCGGTCTCGACGGCACGGTGCTGCGGCTCAACCCGGCCACCGGCGCGGCCGCGGCCGGCAACCCGCTGGCCGGTTCGGCCGACGCCAACGCCCGCCGGATCGTCGCCAACGGCCTGCGCAACCCGTTCCGGCTGACGATGCGGCCCGGCACCAACGAGGTGTGGTCGGGCGACGTCGGCTGGAACGTCTGGGAAGAGATCAACCGGGTGAGCAACCCGACGGCGGGTGTCACCAACTTCGGCTGGCCCTGCTACGAGGGCATGGGCATCATGGGCTCGTACGACAGCGCCAACCTCAACCTCTGCGAGTCGCTCTACAGCGGCGGCGGGCACACCCAGCCGTACTACACCTACCACCACAGCGGCGCCGTGGTGCCGGGGGAGAACTGCGGCAACGGTGGCGACGCGGTCAGCGGCCTGGCGTTCTACCCGAGCAGCGGCGGCAACTACCCGGCGGCGTACGCGGGCGGGCTGTTCTTCGCCGACTACTCGCGCAACTGCATCTGGGCGATGAAGCCGGCCACCGCGGGCGGGCTCCCGTCCACCGGGGCGATCGAAGCGTTCGGGCAGGCCGCGGCCGGTCCGGTCGACCTCGCCGTCGGGCCGGGCGACGAGCTCTACTACGTCGACCTCGGCGGCACGGTCCGGCGGATCCGCTACTTCCCGGGCAACCAGCCGCCGTCCGCCACGTTCAGCGCCACTCCAGTGGTCGGGCAGCCGCTGCGGGTCGCCTTCGACGGCAGCGCCTCGACCGACGCGGACCCCGCCGACCAGGGCCGGCTCACCTACGCGTGGGACTTCACCAACGACGGTTCCACGGACGCGACCGGCGCGACGGCGGCCTTCACCTACGCGGCGGCCGGCAGCTACACGGCCAAGCTCACCGTCACCGACACGCTCGGGGCGACGGACACGCACCTGGTGACCATCCAGCCCGGCCGCACCGCGCCGGTCGCCGCGATCGACACCCCGGCCGCCACCACCACGTGGAAGGTCGGCGACTCGATCGGGTTCACCGGGCACGCGACCGACGCCGAGCAGGGCACGCTGCCCGCCTCGGCGCTGTCGTGGCGGCTGCGGATGCACCACTGCGAGAGTGTCGGCAACTGCCACATCCACGAGGTGCAGCAGTGGTCCGGGGTGGCGAGCGGGACGTTCGTCGCGCCAGACCACGATTATCCGTCCTATTTGGAGCTGGAGCTGACCGCGACCGACGCCGACGGGCTGAGCAACACGGTCTCGCGGCAGCTCGACCCCAAGACGGTCGACCTGACGTTCCGCACCAACCCGGCCGGGCTGCAGCTCAACGTCGGCCCGTTCACCGGCACCACACCGTTCACGCGTACGGTCATCCAGGGTTCGACCAACACGGTCAGCGCGCCGTCGCCGCAGAGCGCGAGTGGCTCGATCAACACGTTCGCGAGCTGGTCCGACGGCGGGGCCAACAGCCACGTCATCACCGCTCCGACGGCCCCGGCCACCTACACCGCCACGTTCACCAGCGCGGCCGGCTGCGCCGACAGCTTCGGCTACGTCTGCACCACGCAGACCGGCCAGCCGTTCGCCGCGGCCGACGGCCCGGTGCTGCCGCTGACCGGCGACGACGCGGTCACCCAGGTCGCCATGCCGTTCCCCTTCCGGCTCTACGGCCAGGAGTACGGCAACGCCTGGGTGTCCACCAACGGGTTCGTGTCGTTCGTCGACCCGGCCGGCGCGCTCGGCGCCAACGGACCGCTGCCGTCGACCGCCGTGCCGAACGCCGCCGTCTACCCGTTCTGGGACGACCTCGTGCAGCGGGCCGACTCGACGGTGCGCACCGGCGTGAGCGGCTCGGCGCCCAACCGCAAGTTCACTGTGGAATGGCGCAACAGCGGTTACTACGGCTCGAGTTCCGCGCGCATCCGGGTCTCCGCCGTGTTCGGTGAGGACGGCAGCATCACCTACCACTACGCCGACCTGTCCACCAACGACCGCGAGGAGGGCAACTCGGCGACCGTCGGCATCGAGGACGCGTCGGGCACCGTGGGGCTCGCGTACTCGGTCGACCAGCCGGTGTTGCGCGACGGCACCACGGTGACGTTCTCGCCGCCGGGCGGCACGCCGCCACCGACCTCCGGCACCATCTCCGGCGTGGTCAGTGCCAACGGCGGGCCGCTGGCCGGCGCCACCCTGACGCTCTCGCCGTCGGGGCGCACGGCGACCAGCGCGGCCAACGGCGGCTACCAGTTCACCGCGGTGCCACCGGGCCCCTACACGGTCAGCGGCACGGCGCCGGGCGGGTTCACGGGCTCGGCCAACGTGACGGTGACCGCGGGCGGCACGCACACGGCCAACCTGACGCTGACCGGGCTGCCGCCGGGGTCGGGCGACTACACGAAGACCACCCAGGCGCGGCCGTACGTGTCGACGGCGGACGGCACGGTGCTGCCGCTCACGGGCGACGACGCGGTGGCCCAGGTGACCCTGCCGTTCGGCTTCGAGTTCTACGGACAGCAGCAGAACACGGCCTGGGTGTCCACCAACGGCGTGCTGTCGTTCGTGAACCCCAACGGGGCCACGCCGGACAACACCGCCATCCCGGCGGCGGCGCTGCCCAACGCTGCTCTCTACCCCTACTGGGACGACCTCGTGCAGCGCACCGGCAGCGCCGTCCGGACCAAGGTGGTCGGTTCGGCGCCCAACCGGCAGTTCGTCGTCGACTGGTTCAACACCGGGATGTACGGCTCGTCGTCGGCGCGGATCTCGGCGCAGGTCGTGCTCTCCGAGTCGGGCGAGATCGCCTTCAACTACGCCGACCTGGCGACGTCGGCGCGTGAGCGCGGCGACTCGGCGACGGTCGGCATCGAGGACGCGGCCGGCGCCAACGCCGTGCAGCACTCGTTCAACCAGGGCGTGCTGTCCAACGGCACGGCGGTCGTCTTCACACCGAACTGA
- a CDS encoding PQQ-dependent sugar dehydrogenase: MSLRVRRFVAGLLALVLTVPLTAGVGAAPVAAGPPPAGFTEQVVMSGLSSPTKLVFAPDGRILVALKNGVIKIFDSLSDTTPTVFADLRDEVFTYGDLGLLGMTVPPNFPDSPWVYVSYTYDGPIGGSAPTYNDQCAVLGDCMVSNRVSRLRIAGDVMTGSEQVLLHDWCHMYETHAVGDVKFGPDGALYVSGGDGASPSFPDYGQRGAVPNSCGDPGAPVGGTMTPPTAEGGALRSQDVRTPGDPTGLSGTFIRVDPDTGAALPDNPMAGSADPNTRRILAYGLRNPYRWAFRPGTSEVWFGDVGWRLWEEIDRLADPLAGPVENFGWPCYEGEGRQNGYDSPNLALCESLYAQGAGAVVAPQYTYHHAAAVVSGDGCPTGGSSPSALAFYPTSGGNYPATYRGALFWGDYARQCIWAMLPGAGGVPDRDHIVPFTSTAATPVDLQIGPDNRLYYVDHSGGTIRRFDYNSGNQPPTAALSASPTAGNAPLTVSFDASGSTDPDAGEVLSYQWDFTNNGSWDASGATASFTYPSVGTYTARLRVSDLGGLSAEKTVQILVGTGAPTAVIDTPAGNPDFKVGDTISFGGHATDPQQGNLPASALHWQLLLEHCYAADNCHTHNVQEWDGVASGTFTAPDHEYPSYLELKLTATDNGGLTHTVTRRLDPRSVDLTFTSSPPGLELSVNGVLVTTPATRTVLAGSTNAISAPSPQSGYAFGSWSDGGAATHVITAGTAAATYHATFNGTHSGGDGYEMSDATGQPFVGADATTLPLAGDDVKQQVSVPFAFPFYGVPQSSVWVTSNGFLSFADPGQAGLIAVNGALPSGSAPNNAIYPFWDDLVLRGDSSIRTETLGSAPNRRFVVEWHNTGHYGSNSARLSVSAVLHESGRIDFNYDALNSAREDGNSATVGIEDGAGASALTYSFNQASLDNGKRVTFTPTGDDPDEPPAPTTGTVRGVVTDAATGSPIVGAAVTLAPGGGSTTTTGGGAYEFGAVPPGAYTVTATSSGESAAKQVTVTAGGTATVNLAVGSPPAGYTKTTESRAYAPVTGGVDVPLTGDDATTRIDLPFAVPFWGQPRSEAWISTNGFLSFADPDWAQPENVGIPAAALPNAGVYPYWDDLVVRGDSTIRTKVTGAAPNRQLVVEWNNIGQYGSASARVSVQATLGENGTIVFNYSSLAPSKTRERGDSATVGLENPTGTAAVQHSLNQPVLADNQAIVFTPN, translated from the coding sequence GTGTCGTTGCGCGTTCGGCGGTTCGTCGCCGGCTTGCTGGCGTTGGTTCTCACCGTGCCGCTGACCGCGGGCGTAGGCGCCGCGCCCGTCGCGGCCGGGCCACCGCCCGCCGGGTTCACCGAGCAGGTGGTGATGTCGGGGCTGTCCAGCCCGACCAAGCTCGTGTTCGCGCCCGACGGGCGGATCCTGGTCGCGCTGAAGAACGGCGTGATCAAGATCTTCGACAGCCTGTCGGACACCACCCCGACCGTGTTCGCCGACCTGAGGGACGAGGTCTTCACCTACGGCGACCTCGGCCTGCTCGGCATGACCGTGCCACCGAACTTCCCGGACTCGCCATGGGTCTACGTCAGCTACACCTACGACGGCCCGATCGGCGGCAGCGCGCCCACCTACAACGACCAATGCGCCGTGCTCGGCGACTGCATGGTCAGCAACCGGGTCTCCCGGCTGCGCATCGCCGGCGACGTGATGACCGGCAGCGAGCAGGTGCTGCTGCACGACTGGTGCCACATGTACGAGACGCACGCGGTCGGCGACGTCAAGTTCGGTCCCGACGGCGCGCTCTACGTCAGCGGCGGCGACGGCGCCTCGCCCTCGTTCCCCGATTACGGCCAGCGCGGCGCGGTGCCCAACTCCTGCGGCGACCCCGGCGCCCCGGTCGGCGGCACGATGACCCCGCCGACCGCCGAGGGCGGCGCGCTGCGGTCGCAGGACGTGCGTACCCCCGGCGACCCGACCGGCCTGTCCGGCACGTTCATCCGCGTCGACCCTGACACCGGCGCCGCGCTCCCGGACAACCCGATGGCCGGCAGCGCCGACCCCAACACCCGCCGGATCCTCGCGTACGGCCTGCGCAACCCGTACCGCTGGGCGTTCCGGCCGGGCACCTCCGAGGTCTGGTTCGGCGACGTGGGCTGGCGGCTCTGGGAGGAGATCGACCGGCTCGCCGACCCGCTCGCCGGGCCGGTGGAGAACTTCGGCTGGCCCTGTTACGAGGGCGAGGGCCGGCAGAACGGCTACGACTCGCCCAACCTGGCGCTCTGCGAGAGCCTCTACGCGCAGGGCGCCGGCGCGGTGGTGGCGCCGCAGTACACCTACCACCATGCGGCCGCGGTGGTGTCCGGCGACGGCTGCCCGACCGGTGGCTCGTCGCCCAGCGCGCTGGCGTTCTACCCGACCAGCGGCGGCAACTACCCGGCGACGTACCGCGGCGCGCTGTTCTGGGGCGACTACGCGCGGCAGTGCATCTGGGCGATGCTGCCCGGCGCCGGCGGCGTGCCCGACCGCGACCACATCGTGCCGTTCACCTCGACCGCGGCGACGCCGGTGGACCTGCAGATCGGGCCCGACAACCGGCTCTACTACGTCGACCACAGCGGCGGCACGATCCGCCGGTTCGACTACAACAGCGGCAACCAGCCGCCGACCGCGGCGCTGAGCGCGTCGCCGACCGCCGGCAACGCCCCGCTCACGGTCAGCTTCGACGCGTCGGGTTCCACCGATCCCGATGCCGGCGAGGTGCTGTCCTACCAGTGGGACTTCACCAACAACGGCTCGTGGGACGCGTCCGGCGCGACGGCGTCGTTCACCTACCCGAGTGTCGGCACCTACACGGCGCGGCTGCGGGTCAGTGACCTCGGCGGGCTGTCGGCCGAGAAGACCGTGCAGATCCTGGTCGGCACCGGCGCACCCACCGCGGTCATCGACACACCGGCGGGCAACCCGGACTTCAAGGTCGGCGACACCATCTCGTTCGGCGGGCACGCCACCGACCCGCAGCAGGGCAACCTGCCGGCCTCGGCGCTGCACTGGCAGCTGCTGCTCGAGCACTGCTACGCGGCCGACAACTGCCACACCCACAACGTGCAGGAGTGGGACGGCGTGGCGTCCGGCACGTTCACGGCGCCCGACCACGAGTATCCGTCCTATCTGGAGCTGAAGCTCACCGCCACCGACAACGGCGGGCTCACCCACACCGTCACGCGCCGGCTCGACCCGCGCAGCGTCGACCTGACGTTCACCAGCAGCCCGCCGGGGTTGGAGCTGAGCGTCAACGGCGTCCTGGTGACGACACCGGCGACGCGTACGGTGCTGGCCGGTTCCACCAACGCGATCAGCGCGCCGAGCCCGCAGTCCGGCTACGCGTTCGGCAGCTGGTCCGACGGCGGCGCGGCGACCCACGTCATCACCGCCGGCACGGCCGCGGCCACCTATCACGCCACGTTCAACGGCACCCACAGCGGCGGCGACGGCTACGAGATGAGCGACGCGACCGGGCAGCCGTTCGTCGGCGCCGACGCGACCACCCTGCCGCTCGCCGGCGACGACGTGAAGCAGCAGGTGTCGGTGCCGTTCGCGTTCCCGTTCTACGGCGTGCCGCAGAGCAGCGTCTGGGTCACCAGCAACGGTTTCCTGTCGTTCGCGGACCCGGGCCAGGCCGGGCTGATCGCGGTCAACGGCGCCCTGCCGAGCGGCAGCGCGCCCAACAACGCCATCTACCCGTTCTGGGACGACCTGGTGCTGCGCGGCGACTCGTCGATCCGCACGGAGACGCTGGGCTCCGCGCCCAACCGGCGGTTCGTGGTGGAGTGGCACAACACCGGCCACTACGGCTCCAACTCGGCGCGGCTGTCGGTCAGCGCGGTCCTCCACGAGTCGGGCCGCATCGACTTCAACTACGACGCGCTCAACTCGGCCCGGGAGGACGGCAACTCGGCGACGGTGGGCATCGAGGACGGGGCCGGGGCGTCGGCGCTGACCTACTCGTTCAACCAGGCCAGCCTCGACAACGGCAAGCGGGTGACGTTCACCCCGACCGGCGACGACCCCGACGAGCCGCCCGCGCCGACCACGGGCACGGTGCGCGGTGTGGTGACCGACGCGGCCACCGGGTCGCCGATCGTCGGGGCGGCGGTCACGCTGGCGCCGGGTGGCGGGTCGACGACCACGACCGGCGGCGGGGCCTACGAGTTCGGCGCGGTGCCGCCGGGCGCCTACACGGTGACCGCGACGTCGTCCGGTGAGTCGGCCGCGAAGCAGGTCACCGTGACCGCGGGCGGCACGGCGACGGTCAACCTGGCGGTCGGCAGCCCACCGGCGGGCTACACGAAGACGACCGAGTCGCGGGCGTACGCCCCGGTCACCGGCGGCGTCGACGTCCCGCTCACGGGCGACGACGCCACGACCCGGATCGACCTGCCGTTCGCGGTGCCGTTCTGGGGCCAGCCGAGGTCGGAGGCGTGGATCTCGACCAACGGCTTCCTGTCGTTCGCCGACCCCGACTGGGCGCAACCGGAGAACGTCGGGATCCCGGCGGCCGCGCTGCCCAACGCCGGCGTCTATCCGTACTGGGACGACCTGGTCGTGCGCGGCGACAGCACGATCCGCACCAAGGTCACCGGCGCGGCGCCCAACCGCCAGCTGGTCGTGGAGTGGAACAACATCGGCCAGTACGGCTCCGCGTCCGCCCGCGTCTCGGTGCAGGCCACGCTCGGCGAGAACGGCACGATCGTGTTCAACTACAGCAGCCTGGCACCGTCGAAGACCCGCGAACGCGGCGACAGCGCCACCGTCGGGCTGGAGAACCCGACCGGAACGGCCGCCGTCCAACACTCCCTCAACCAGCCGGTCCTCGCCGACAACCAGGCCATCGTGTTCACCCCCAACTGA
- a CDS encoding DUF2855 family protein translates to MDPSWTFAVGRDELTRTTVVDAAAVDIADGEALLRVERVGMTANNVTYAVLGDAFGYWRFFPAEPRGLEPSWGIVPLWGFASVVESRAPGVEAGQRVYGYLPSASHLVVRPARVDDLGFRDGSPHRAELPSPYNAYRLTSTDDAYRADEEDLLVLFRPLFVTSFMLADYLADNDFFGAATVVLSSASSKTAYAAAHELRGQGPRVVGLTSPGNVAFTESLGCYDQVLAYDQVASLEPKPAVYLDLSGAPATRAALRAHLGDRLVRDIAVGLTRQEPNIEAAGEFFFAPDQMRKRAGDWGRGEVERRSAAAWRRFADALGAQVEVRVGHGPEALRAAWSDAVAGRTPARVGQVIQL, encoded by the coding sequence ATGGATCCTTCGTGGACGTTCGCCGTCGGGCGTGACGAGCTGACCCGGACCACCGTCGTCGACGCGGCGGCGGTGGACATCGCCGACGGCGAGGCCCTGCTGCGGGTCGAGCGGGTCGGGATGACCGCCAACAACGTGACCTATGCCGTGCTGGGTGACGCGTTCGGCTACTGGCGGTTCTTCCCGGCGGAGCCGCGCGGGCTCGAGCCGTCGTGGGGGATCGTGCCGCTGTGGGGCTTCGCGTCCGTGGTCGAGTCGCGTGCGCCCGGGGTCGAGGCGGGGCAGCGGGTCTACGGCTACCTGCCGTCCGCGAGCCACCTCGTCGTGCGGCCGGCGCGGGTCGACGACCTCGGCTTCCGGGACGGCAGCCCGCACCGGGCGGAGCTGCCGTCGCCCTACAACGCCTACCGGCTGACCAGCACCGACGACGCCTACCGGGCCGACGAGGAGGACCTGCTGGTGCTCTTCCGGCCGCTGTTCGTCACGTCGTTCATGCTGGCCGACTACCTGGCCGACAACGACTTCTTCGGGGCCGCGACGGTCGTGCTGTCCTCGGCGTCGAGCAAAACGGCGTACGCGGCGGCGCACGAGCTGCGGGGTCAGGGGCCCCGGGTCGTGGGGCTGACGTCACCGGGCAACGTCGCCTTCACCGAGTCGCTGGGTTGCTACGACCAGGTGCTGGCGTACGACCAGGTGGCGAGCCTGGAGCCGAAGCCGGCCGTCTATCTCGACCTGTCCGGCGCCCCCGCGACCCGCGCCGCACTGCGGGCGCACCTCGGCGACCGCCTGGTGCGCGACATCGCGGTCGGGCTGACCCGACAGGAGCCCAACATCGAGGCCGCCGGCGAGTTCTTCTTCGCGCCCGACCAGATGCGCAAGCGGGCCGGCGACTGGGGCCGCGGGGAGGTGGAGCGCCGCTCGGCCGCCGCGTGGCGCCGGTTCGCCGACGCGCTGGGTGCGCAGGTCGAGGTGCGGGTCGGCCACGGCCCTGAGGCCCTGCGCGCGGCGTGGTCGGACGCGGTGGCCGGGCGTACGCCGGCGCGGGTGGGTCAGGTCATCCAGCTGTGA
- a CDS encoding FBP domain-containing protein: MEPLDEATIRGSFVNCSKGEASRIRLPVGFADGAVPWADLDFLGWTDPAAPLRALLVVPKPGPDGPTGVVLRRPEARRASALSRSSMCRVCLTDHAASGVALFVAPLAGPAGRNGNTVGEYLCADLACSLYLRGKRQPKLRLVRREETLSVEERIDRALANVTAFAERVTAG; encoded by the coding sequence ATGGAACCACTCGATGAGGCGACGATCCGCGGCTCGTTCGTCAACTGCAGCAAGGGCGAGGCCAGCCGCATCCGCCTCCCCGTGGGCTTCGCCGACGGCGCGGTGCCCTGGGCCGACCTGGACTTCCTCGGCTGGACCGACCCGGCCGCGCCGCTGCGGGCGCTGCTCGTCGTGCCGAAGCCCGGGCCGGACGGACCGACCGGCGTCGTGCTGCGCCGGCCCGAGGCGCGCAGGGCGTCGGCGCTGTCCCGGTCGAGCATGTGCCGCGTCTGCCTGACCGACCACGCGGCCTCCGGCGTCGCGCTGTTCGTGGCGCCGCTGGCCGGGCCGGCGGGGCGCAACGGCAACACCGTCGGCGAATACCTCTGCGCCGACCTGGCCTGCTCGCTCTATCTGCGCGGCAAGCGCCAGCCCAAACTGCGGCTGGTCCGCCGCGAGGAGACGCTGAGCGTCGAGGAGCGCATCGACCGGGCGCTGGCCAATGTGACCGCGTTCGCCGAGCGCGTCACAGCTGGATGA